A stretch of the Nitratireductor thuwali genome encodes the following:
- a CDS encoding LysR substrate-binding domain-containing protein has protein sequence MRHLNRIPLNALKATESVLRLGSLAAAAEELGVTVGAVSQHVIRCEKQMGRKVFDRSARGLAPTAFGREIEGRLREGFARLDEAVALAQRASDDVLTISVAPVFAAKWLVPRLAGYSRLHPRMRVRVDASVALVDPDASDIDMAIRVGEGGWPGVKAEHLLPQEVFPVCTPALAQRLTTPADLRHVPIVRDANSNISWNVWLEPHGLTEDALGAGYTFTDAALALDAAIAGQGILLAWQTLAHDALAAGLLVRPFKERQPTGLAYWLVTSKERVERKKVKDFKDWLRDEISRIDLE, from the coding sequence ATGAGGCACCTGAACCGCATCCCGCTGAACGCGCTGAAAGCGACTGAATCGGTGCTGCGGCTTGGCTCGCTGGCTGCCGCAGCGGAAGAGCTGGGCGTCACGGTCGGCGCGGTGAGTCAGCACGTCATCCGCTGCGAGAAGCAGATGGGCCGCAAGGTTTTCGACCGCAGCGCGCGCGGCCTCGCTCCGACGGCCTTCGGGCGGGAGATCGAAGGGCGGCTCCGCGAGGGTTTTGCGCGCCTCGACGAAGCGGTGGCGCTGGCGCAACGCGCGAGCGACGACGTTCTGACAATCTCTGTCGCCCCCGTCTTCGCCGCCAAATGGCTGGTGCCGCGCCTTGCCGGCTATTCCCGGCTCCATCCCCGCATGCGCGTGCGCGTCGACGCGTCGGTGGCGCTGGTCGACCCGGACGCTTCCGACATCGACATGGCCATCCGCGTCGGCGAGGGAGGCTGGCCGGGTGTGAAGGCCGAGCATCTGCTGCCGCAGGAGGTCTTTCCCGTCTGCACGCCGGCACTGGCACAGCGCCTGACGACGCCCGCAGACCTTCGGCATGTGCCGATCGTCCGCGATGCCAACAGCAACATAAGCTGGAACGTCTGGCTGGAGCCGCACGGCCTGACGGAGGACGCGCTGGGGGCCGGCTACACCTTCACCGATGCCGCACTGGCTCTGGACGCGGCGATCGCCGGACAGGGGATCTTGCTGGCCTGGCAGACGCTGGCCCACGATGCGCTGGCGGCCGGGCTCCTGGTGCGCCCGTTCAAGGAGCGGCAGCCGACCGGCCTGGCCTATTGGCTCGTCACCTCCAAGGAGCGGGTCGAGCGCAAGAAGGTGAAGGATTTCAAGGATTGGCTGCGGGACGAGATCTCACGGATCGACTTGGAGTAA
- a CDS encoding DUF1059 domain-containing protein has protein sequence MKEFHCGTLVPGCDWHTRHEEEAEVIRRAVEHMREAHGETIIRESMIEAIRSRIDQTRNAA, from the coding sequence ATGAAGGAATTTCACTGCGGAACGCTTGTCCCCGGTTGCGATTGGCATACCCGCCATGAGGAAGAGGCCGAGGTCATCCGCCGGGCCGTCGAGCACATGCGCGAGGCGCATGGCGAGACCATCATCCGTGAAAGCATGATCGAAGCCATTCGCTCGCGCATCGACCAGACGAGAAACGCAGCCTGA
- a CDS encoding CCA tRNA nucleotidyltransferase, producing MSEETIAGRAPWLAEPGLQALLAALARGGEEARVAGGAVRNALMGQGVTDIDIATTTVPDETIARARAAGFKAIPTGYEHGTVTVVASGKPYEVTTLRDDVETFGRHARVVFGTDWKRDAERRDFTINALYAEADGRVVDLVGGLDDIAARRLRFIGEAEQRIREDYLRILRFFRFFAWYGDGRPDAEGLKAATRLKAGLAGLSAERVWSELKKLLSAPDPSRALLWMRQTGVLTAVLPESEKWGIDGIHPLAETEKALGWPADPMLRLMAMVPPDAARLEAMASRLRMSKAETAALVAWARSPAPDPQMKHGDFEKLLYRSGTQGLDARLRLALAGARARAGEDAEALLAAAGWRRLLDILQGWKRPAFPVGGADLIAHGIKPGKEMGEKLSALERRWIESGFRLSREELLDEAQRPDD from the coding sequence ATGAGTGAGGAAACCATTGCCGGACGCGCGCCCTGGCTCGCCGAGCCGGGGCTGCAGGCGCTGCTTGCGGCGCTCGCGCGGGGCGGCGAGGAGGCGCGGGTCGCCGGCGGCGCGGTGCGCAACGCGCTGATGGGGCAGGGCGTCACCGACATCGATATCGCCACCACGACGGTGCCGGACGAAACGATCGCGCGGGCCAGGGCCGCCGGCTTCAAGGCCATCCCCACGGGCTATGAGCACGGCACGGTCACGGTCGTGGCCAGCGGCAAGCCCTACGAGGTCACCACGCTGCGCGACGATGTGGAAACCTTCGGACGGCACGCGCGGGTCGTGTTCGGCACCGATTGGAAGCGCGATGCGGAGCGGCGCGACTTCACCATCAACGCGCTCTATGCCGAGGCTGACGGGCGCGTGGTCGATCTCGTCGGCGGGCTGGACGACATCGCCGCCCGGAGGCTCCGCTTCATCGGCGAGGCCGAGCAGCGCATCCGCGAGGACTATCTGCGCATCCTCCGCTTCTTCCGCTTCTTCGCCTGGTATGGCGACGGCAGACCGGATGCTGAAGGGCTGAAGGCCGCGACACGGCTGAAGGCGGGGCTGGCCGGACTTTCGGCGGAGCGGGTGTGGAGCGAGTTGAAGAAGCTCCTGTCCGCGCCCGACCCGTCCCGCGCCCTTTTGTGGATGCGGCAGACGGGCGTGTTGACGGCCGTTCTTCCCGAAAGCGAGAAATGGGGCATCGACGGCATTCATCCGCTGGCCGAGACGGAAAAGGCGCTGGGCTGGCCGGCCGACCCCATGCTCCGGCTGATGGCGATGGTTCCGCCCGATGCCGCGCGGCTGGAGGCGATGGCTTCCAGGCTGCGCATGTCCAAGGCCGAGACGGCGGCGCTCGTCGCCTGGGCGCGCTCGCCCGCGCCCGATCCGCAGATGAAGCATGGCGACTTCGAGAAGCTGCTCTATCGCTCGGGCACGCAGGGCCTTGATGCACGCTTGCGGCTGGCGCTGGCCGGCGCGCGCGCCAGAGCGGGCGAAGATGCCGAGGCGCTGCTGGCCGCTGCCGGCTGGCGGCGCCTTCTCGATATCCTGCAGGGCTGGAAAAGGCCGGCCTTTCCGGTTGGCGGCGCAGACCTGATTGCGCACGGCATCAAGCCGGGCAAGGAGATGGGCGAGAAGCTTTCGGCGCTGGAGCGCCGCTGGATCGAGAGCGGGTTCCGGCTTTCGCGCGAGGAACTGCTCGATGAAGCTCAACGCCCTGATGACTGA
- a CDS encoding CoA pyrophosphatase: MADTLVYPPFSAQEFRRRAAAQDPDMDGDYGDHRLNPDLRHMILRDGLHDAAVLVPVVDHGDEATLILTQRAEKLRAHSGQIALPGGRIDPTDVSPEHAALREAEEEIGLEPERIDVVGRLPDYVTGSGYRIRPVLSVVRPGFALKLNIDEVDAAFEVPLSFLMDPGNHRRESRLWQSRERFYYTMPFGDRFIWGVTAGILRILYERLYADE; the protein is encoded by the coding sequence ATGGCTGATACGCTCGTCTATCCCCCGTTTTCGGCGCAGGAGTTCCGCCGGCGCGCCGCCGCGCAGGACCCGGACATGGACGGCGACTATGGCGACCACCGCCTCAACCCCGATCTGAGGCACATGATCCTGCGCGATGGGCTGCATGATGCGGCGGTGCTCGTCCCGGTGGTCGATCACGGCGACGAGGCAACGTTGATCCTGACCCAGCGCGCCGAGAAGCTGCGCGCCCATTCGGGGCAGATCGCGCTGCCGGGCGGGCGGATAGACCCCACCGATGTCTCGCCCGAGCACGCGGCTTTGCGCGAGGCGGAAGAGGAGATCGGGCTTGAGCCGGAGCGCATCGACGTGGTGGGCCGCCTGCCGGACTATGTCACGGGAAGCGGCTACCGCATCCGGCCGGTGCTGTCCGTCGTGCGGCCCGGTTTCGCGTTGAAGCTCAACATCGACGAGGTGGATGCGGCCTTCGAGGTGCCCTTGTCCTTCCTGATGGACCCCGGCAATCACCGCCGGGAAAGCCGTCTTTGGCAAAGCCGCGAACGCTTCTATTATACAATGCCTTTTGGCGACCGCTTCATCTGGGGCGTTACCGCCGGCATCCTGCGCATCCTTTATGAAAGGCTCTATGCCGATGAGTGA